In the genome of Telluria mixta, the window GCAATGAGGGAGTCCCGGCCGCGGCTGCTCCTGGTCCACGGCCTGCTGGGCTCGCTGACCTGGTTCGAGCCGCAGCGCTACCTGCCCGGCGTCGACCTCGTCACGCCCGATCTCATCGGCTACGGCCAGCGCCGCGGCGAAGAGACCAATATCACCCTGGCCGAACAGGCCGCGATGCTGGCCAAGGTCCTGCACGACGAGGTCGGCAGCCCCGCGTGGGTGCTGGGCCACAGCGTGGGCGGCGCCGTCGCGATGCTGCTGGCCGACCTCGTGCCGGACCTCGTGCGCGGCGTCATCAACGTCGAGGGCAACTTCACGTTGAAGGACGCGTTCTGGACGGGCCGCATCGCCGCCTTGCCCGACGCCGACTGGGCCGCCGAATACGGTGCGATGGAAGCGAATCCGGCCGCCTGGCTGGAACAGAGCGGCATCGAGGCGAGCGACGAGAGGATCGCGTGGGCGCAGGAGATCCTCGCGAATCAACCGTACACGACCGTGCAAAAGATGGCGCAATCCGTGCTCGACACGACCGGCGCGCCGGACTACCTGGGCTGCGTCGGCCGCGTGCTGGCGCGCGCGACGCCCCTGTACCTCGTGGGCGGCGAACAGTCCAGCGCGGGGTGGGACGTGCCCGACTGGGTGCTGTCGCAGGCGCGCCGCGTGTGCGTGCAGCCCGA includes:
- a CDS encoding alpha/beta fold hydrolase, which gives rise to MRESRPRLLLVHGLLGSLTWFEPQRYLPGVDLVTPDLIGYGQRRGEETNITLAEQAAMLAKVLHDEVGSPAWVLGHSVGGAVAMLLADLVPDLVRGVINVEGNFTLKDAFWTGRIAALPDADWAAEYGAMEANPAAWLEQSGIEASDERIAWAQEILANQPYTTVQKMAQSVLDTTGAPDYLGCVGRVLARATPLYLVGGEQSSAGWDVPDWVLSQARRVCVQPEAGHMMMLEDPGNFCRIVESILYEEHCRSGT